One window of Pseudacidobacterium ailaaui genomic DNA carries:
- the rsfS gene encoding ribosome silencing factor has translation MASTETRQMVLAAASACEEKKAENTRILELDPADSGFTDFFLITSAANDRQAVAISDEIELRLKRDFHTLPHSVEGRRVGEWILMDYVDFVAHIFLHEKRAFYDLERLWKSATPVDLEELKATLKKKTAAVRKKAVRKKSAPMKTSVKKAAKKKSTSKKTASKKAKPSGQSRKKQ, from the coding sequence ATGGCATCGACTGAAACTCGTCAAATGGTGCTGGCCGCCGCTTCGGCCTGCGAAGAGAAAAAGGCAGAAAACACCCGTATCCTCGAACTGGACCCGGCTGACTCCGGCTTTACGGACTTCTTCCTCATTACCAGCGCAGCCAACGACCGGCAGGCTGTGGCCATCAGCGACGAAATCGAATTGCGCCTGAAACGCGATTTCCACACCTTGCCTCATTCCGTGGAGGGCCGTCGCGTAGGCGAATGGATCCTGATGGATTATGTAGACTTCGTCGCCCATATCTTTCTGCATGAAAAACGCGCATTTTATGACTTGGAAAGATTATGGAAATCCGCCACTCCTGTAGACCTGGAAGAACTGAAGGCCACTCTCAAGAAGAAGACCGCTGCTGTAAGAAAAAAGGCAGTTCGCAAAAAGTCTGCACCGATGAAGACCTCGGTTAAGAAGGCCGCGAAAAAGAAGTCCACCTCAAAAAAGACTGCATCCAAAAAAGCGAAGCCCTCTGGTCAGTCACGCAAAAAACAATAA